One stretch of Anabrus simplex isolate iqAnaSimp1 chromosome 3, ASM4041472v1, whole genome shotgun sequence DNA includes these proteins:
- the LOC137499029 gene encoding uncharacterized protein, producing the protein MVSKCFAVLFVALFAVQASEANVIDDIIGQMGTAMNKTMATIKEKLADLENSASNIMDSIQEKVQEVEDKAAETVQKYVEQAQELGANITECQNTAQEAFDKVKNASTSGLRECLSTLRQTMQPDLDLLDGDMQQVQAFATEAAKNFSACGFINPSCQMKVISEVSKQAATMGNKVKSDATTFAQDFAPAESQFNTCAQAEMSSAVSTTQDTIKEEVQCIQQKIQEISSQ; encoded by the exons ATGGTCTCCAAGTGCTTTGCAGTCCTCTTCGTGGCTCTGTTCGCCGTCCAG GCCTCAGAAGCCAACGTCATCGACGACATCATTGGACAGATGGGCACGGCTATGAACAAAACAATGGCCACAATCAAGGAGAAACTGGCCGACTTGGAGAACAGTGCATCCAACATCATGGACAGCATCCAGGAGAAAGTCCAGGAGGTAGAAGACAAAGCTGCCGAGACCGTTCAGAAATACGTCGAACAGGCCCAGGAGCTTGGTGCTAACATCACTGAGTGTCAGAATACAGCCCAGGAGGCATTCGACAAAGTGAAGAACGCCAGTACCTCCGGCCTCAGGGAGTGTTTGTCCACTCTCCGCCAAACCATGCAACCTGACCTCGATCTGTTGGACGGTGACATGCAGCAGGTTCAAGCATTCGCCACTGAGGCCGCTAAGAACTTCTCAGCATGTGGCTTCATCAACCCTTCCTGCCAAATGAAAGTCATCTCTGAGGTATCTAAGCAGGCAGCCACTATGGGCAATAAAGTTAAGTCTGATGCCACCACATTCGCTCAGGACTTCGCCCCTGCTGAGAGCCAGTTCAACACATGCGCCCAGGCCGAGATGAGCTCTGCTGTTTCTACTACTCAGGATACCATCAAGGAAGAGGTACAGTGTATCCAACAGAAGATCCAAGAGATCAGTTCGCAGTAA